The sequence gaggGGACGGTCGTAGAAGATCACCGCCGTCCGGTGAAGGAGCGCCGACGCCGTGGACCGCCGACCGATGAAGATGCCCCGCTTACCTGCTCGTCGATGCCGATGCGCGTCGGCGGGAAAGCTCGAAGGGAGGAAGAATGGTGGCGGGAGTTGGGGCGATGAAGGAGGGGGCTAAATAGGGGTGGACTCGGcgggaggtgagccgaaatcctcccgccggtttttcggcgacgcgggcgagctcgcgccatctcccTGGTCGCACGAGGAGAGAAGCGCGtcgccctcccctgcctcgcccgAGCCAGGCTCGCGAGCTACTGCCGATTCGGGCGTTTCCTCTGGGCCTGGCCTGGACGTGCTTTAAGTTCCATGCCATGCGGGCCGCACAACACAGGCAACCAAACGGGCCAAGTTCTTTCCGCGCGGGCCAGGCTGGgccatatgcaggcaaccaaacacgcccttataGGATTAGAGAGTGTTTGATGCCACAAGAAAAGCAAAGCAACCATAAAAAAGGAGGTTTGAGTGTGGAAATTTTTATTCAAAATGGAGTGCAAAGCAGCTGTCTAAGATTTCCCTAAGGATtccaatcctacaaatcaaacagaCAATATAGGAAAAATTGAATCCTCTAGGGATCAAAGGAATCCTAAGACACACAAAGACTGAAAGGTCAAAGTGTGTCATTTGACAAAACACAGTGATGGTCCTATCATGGGTATGATGAGCTGCCACCTTCAAAAGACAAAGGCTGTATCTAGCCACTCACAGGTAGAGTAGTGTGCACACTCAACAGATTTCACTTGGCTGCAGTCCAAGTCCTTGGTTGCAAGAAATCAATTGCAGTATGAGTATGTACCACCAGCTTTGCTGCGAAATTTACTTACACCCTGCAAAAAAGCATGCCACTGAAACTCTGAAAGTGTGCTGTGTGTTTCTCTGCTTCAGTTCTAGGAGGCTTGCACATGTCAGTGGGGTTCTAGCTTCTTAggctacatacatacatacatacatgtgtGTTCCCTTCTGTATGAACAATGGAACCGAGAATGAATGAGGCGCTGCCTAGCCATTCGAGGTCAGCAGGTCCAAGTAGACGTCGAACCCCTGCGTGGACACGCTCCGCTTCAGCTTGTCCAGCGCCCGGTTCTGGAGCTGCCGGATCCGCTCCTTGGACAGGCCGTACATGTCCCCGATCACGTGGAGCGTCTTGGGCTCGCCGTCGTAGATCCCGAACCGGTGCTCGATGATCTCCTTCTCCCTCGTGGTCAGGACGCCCAGGAACTCCCGCACCTGCTGCCTCATCATTATCCTGTCCACCACCAGGTCCGGTGGATCGATGTTCGGGTCCTCCGTGATCTCCTACGGCGTTCATAAATTATTACAGCTCAGCTTTTGTTTATTTGACCGGCGAAAAGATCACAGCTCAATCGATTCAGTCCTGGAACAATCTACAGTATGTTCTATACATAGTGTTTTGTTCACTGGTGTGTTGCAAAGATCATTGGGAATGAATGCTAGTACCTGGAAGGTGACTGCGTCGTTGGACCAAACTTGATCCTGCATTGATCGTGGCTTTCTGGTCTTTGCTTTGAGTTTCGCCAGCTTCTCGATCGTGATGCCGGCACGCCTAGCTACATTTTGGTTAGTAGGCTGCTCCCCTTCCAAGATGCACTCCAGCCTTGCTTTCCCCACCTTTTTCAGACGTGCATACACACTCTCCTGCACAAGAAAACAATGTCACACCATTACATTGGAAAATCTATAATTTTTAGGAATTAGTCATGCCAAAATAAAATGAACCTGTCCCCTCTGAAACATGGATTGTAGGACTAGAAGATCAAGGTGAACTGAGTTCAGGTCATACCGGCAACCGAATCAGTCTCGAATGCTTGAAGATAGACTTTTTGATTGCTTGGCGTATCCACCAGTACGCATACGTCGGGAACCTGCATCCCTTGCTTGGATTGAATTTCTCGAAGGTCTTCATCAACCCACAGCATCCGTCCTGGAAGCAAGAACAGGAAAGAAACATTTACAACGACAGGATATCCCTGGTTTTGCAGCCATGAGTTGATCCTCctttccggaaaagaaaagaaaaatgtaaAGAGTAAAATTAACCTGAACTAGGTCCTCGATGTCAAGGCCATATCCCTGGTATTTCCTAGCTACGTGTATCACAAGGCGGAAGTTGGAGCGGGCCATCTTCTCCCTGCAGCGCCTTCCGATGTGTATGGACGACTGCAGCTCCTTGCAGCTCATTCCCACGGCCTGAGCCCACTCGGGAAGCGTCGGCTCGCGGCCACACTGCGCTTCTAGCCTACGCTGAGCCTCCTCCAGTTTCATAAGATTCTGTGCATGGAAAGTCATCGTATCTTCGTATTAGCAAAGCTGAACTATCTTTTGATCTGGGCATCAAGGACACAAGGATACAATGTTACAAGGTGTTGTACAAGGAAAAAAGAACATGCCTGTATCTGGCTGAACAAGTGTCTCTCTTCCTTTGCCGTCAAGAACTCTGTCGTCTCGCGGTCTCGTAGGAACAACCTGAAGGGTTCATCTGGACCGAGAACCCTGCCATACTtctttggcttctctttcttctttgaATCAGCAACACTGCACTGCACAACATCAGTACTGCTTGTTGATGCCTGAGGAACATTCCGCTTCTTGGATCTTCTCTCAAGCAACCGTGTAGACCGAATAAACACTTGCCCATTGCTCAGCAGCTTCTCGTACGGGTGGGTCGACTCCACACTGGTTGCAAGCGTTACTGGTGGTACATTCAGCTGGGTGGTTGAAGGTCTTGATCCATCTGCCAAAAAGGCCACCTCCTTCATCAAGGTCACCGAGGTTGCGCCGAGATCCAAAGTTGGAACTGATTTTGCCGATGGCGTTGAAGTTGAAGTGATTGCAGAGGTGAAGTTGTTCTTTTCACTGCCAATCAAATGTGATTCAGTTAATGTCAGAATAAGCAGCAAACCAATCAATTTGCGCAAGTAAGCAGAAACAGGGACTTTGATTACCCAAAGGCCTGCTGGTAAATGACTTGCCGCTGCAGGCCTCGCAGATAGCTCTCGAACTCGCCCTCTGCCCCCTCTTCGGCTTTGAAAGTCTTCCCTTCCGTGTGCTGCTCCAAGGCCTTAATTAGTTGAGACAGACAAGACAGAATTTATTAGCACTAGCAATGGGACAGAGTCCAGTGTAGAAGTATTCATTTACTATTTATTTAAATGAAGAGAATGGTGTTTCTATATTTTTAGCCATCAGGAGCTCTTGACCACACATGAAAGGAGGAACCAACCATGTCCAGCAGGAACTCCAGCAAGGCCTTCTCGCCCTTCAAAGACACGGAGCCATGGGCCTGCTCCTCGGCCACGAGCGAGGGCGAGTAGTGGCACGCCGTGGATGCTCTGCCGCCGGTGCTGTCGTGTATCATCGGAACTGCACAAAAACAGATGAGCCTCAGGCCTAGGCCAACAGATACCAGAAAGAAAGGAGAGGCGAGGAAAGTTTGTAGCAGTAAGATACCCAGTACTGAAGATACCTGATGCGCGGGAGGGGGAtggggaggaggcggcgccccTGAAGTTTGGAGATGAGGTGGGGAAGAGCGGCGACGAGAGCAAGCTCCGGCTGGAATTCATGtccggggaagaagaagaagaagcagcagctcacAGGTGAGCAGAGCTTGGTGTCTGTCTGGTTcagtgtcctcctcctcctcctcctgtcctaTCCGTTTTCATCAGAGGTGTTTTGATTGGTGAGGGAGATGGTGTTCACTAGATGAGGGATCAGCGATGATGATTCCCTCTCCCTCTTTACCACCTACCTAGAGGCTAGACTACTTCCCATGCTCCTACTCCAGCTGAGCAGAGCAGTGAGCAACAGCGGccgattgattgagtgatatggtTATGGAGGGAGGGGAGAGGAGTGGAGGCTGCtgtagcgagcgagcgagcgagagaggaTAAGGCGCGCAACCAGCACCATGGATTTTGCTGCCAAGCCGGACCCGCAGATCCACACGTGTGCAAATCGCTTGATTTCCTTGTAGTGATTATCCTCAAAATAGCAACTTTTTTACTTTACCTGAATGAAGGTTGGATCCGCCGGCGGCGGGATGCGCCTCGCCGGGCTCGCGGTCCCGGTCGTCCAACCGGTGGCGACCTCGACCTCGGTGGAGCTCGAGGTGGGCATTCCGCCGAACACCCTGCGGGCACGCAACGCTGGTCGACGAGATTACGGCCTGAGCTGACCGATTCTTGGCTCTTTAATAATGCAGCCCGGAGCGCTGCCCGCGAGCCAGTCGCTGAGGTTCACgccgccgatgcacgccggcgacgaggccgtCGCGGAGGCGCGCAGCAGTGTGGACCACCGGCGGCGCAAGGAACTTCTTTgctttttttttttccttttttgaggtAACCCTTCTTCTTTGCTTTGCGGCGCAAGGAACTTATTCGTTTGGGGTGAAACGGATAGATTCAGCGGTCCAAAACGAATCTTGAATTAATAGATGAAACATAAATTGAACCCTCAACTTTGAATTCCGGAAATTGACATTCTAAACTTATCAATCCCGGTCTATTTTGGACCCAGACCTATTTGGGGCACCGGGAATATAACAATTCGGCCAGATAAGGTACTACTCTCACTGACGAGTATTTGGGCCGCCTCACTACTTGCATTTTTGAAAAatgaaaaaatgttcgtgttttaaaaTTGTGTATTTTTTAAATGTTCTTCCTTTCAATCATAAAGAAATTCGTGCATTTAAAAAATATACAGTAATTTATTTATTTTCCTGTTTTGTATTTTCtgtcacaattttttttaaatagtgTTTTTcgaaaattgttcagaattttttaaaaaatagaGCGCAGATATTTTGCGACATCGTGAGCAAAAAATTTAAACTATAAGATTTTTTCAATCTTGAACTGTTTTCCAAATTTTGAACATTTCAAAACGTGAACATTTTCTGAAAGATGGAAAAAATAATAAAACCTAGGAGGAACCGTAGCAAACATTTTTTGAACAACTAGGAGGTACTGTAGCAGAAAATATTGAAGACATGCTGCCCTAAACAATTTCTTGTACTGTGAACATTGTTTAAAATTTCTGAATAGTTTTTCAAAAAATTGATTGTATTAAAACACAATCAATTTTTAAAAAGAGAACACTATTTCGGActtaaatattttaaaataaaaACTGGTACAAATTCTGAAACCTCAACATTTTTTTCAAGTttgtacaatgtaaaaaaatgttatTGTCATTAAGTAAATGTAAAACGTGTAGTTTGCAAAATGTTGTTGTGTCACATTGTTCAAAAAATGTTTTTTGAATTTCGTAAATTATTTGCTTTTAAAAAATATTCTGTATTTCAAACTGTTCACGTTTTTTCCAAGAAATGTTTCGTAATTTTTCAAAAAACAAATCATATATGAACGATACTCTCTGTTCTTATAAGTAATGTGCTATGTCAGATCAATTGCATCCTTCAGTTGCGTTGGCTAGCTGCGGCCGCCACTAGCCCAAGCAACTGCGTTGATGGGCTGGCCCGATTTATCCTAGTATCCAGCAAGTCAGTCAAgtatctttttcaaaaaaaaaaagacagTCAAGTATCCTTGCCACATCAGCGAGTATAGCCGCTAAACAccttcaaggtttaaaatagaccgagATCAGAGAGTTTGGTGTGCTGATTTCTGGGATTACaagttcagggtttgatttagctttcctCTACAAATTCAAGGTTTATTTTGAACTTTTTTCCGCTTGGGAGCAAACTCAAATTGTAGTTCAAACGGACATAAACTAGTCGCATATTTGGGCCGGATTTGATCCAGATGGACACTGGACGAACACGCATGCGTCGCCTCGTCGTCTGTCTACGGGCCTGCGTGtcggcccctgatacgtctccgtcgcatctacttttccaaacgcttttgcctttgttttgaactctaactttcatgatttgaatgaaactaacccggactgacgctgttttcagctggcatggtgttatttttgtgcaaaaataaaagttctcagaatgacctgaaaatccacggagcaacttttttgaattaataaaaatactggcgaaagaatcagcaccaggggggccacaccctgtccacgagggtggggggcgccccccccctagggcgcgccccctgcctcgtgggccccatgaagctccaccggcctcaactccaactccatatattcacgttcggggagaaaaaaaatcagagagaaagattcatcgcattttacgatacggagccgccgccaagtcctaaactgtctcgggagggctgatctggagtccgttcggggctccgaagaggggaatccgtcgccgtcatcatcatcaaccatcctccatcaccaatttcatgatgctcaccgtcgtgcgtgagtaattccatcgtaggcttgctggacggtgatgagttggatgagatttaccatgtaatcgagttagtttcgttagagtttgatccctagtatccactatgttctgacattgatgttgctatgactttgctatgcttaatgcttgtcactagggcccgagtgccatgatttcagatctaaacctattatgttttcatgaatatatgtgagttcttgatcctatcttgcaagtctatagttacctattatgtgttatgatccgacaaccccgaattgacaataatcgggaccactctcggtgatgaccgtagtttgaggagttcatgtattcactaagtgttaatgctttggtccggtactctattaaaaggaggccttaatatcccttagtttccaataggaccccgctgccacgggagggtaggacaaaacatgtcatgcaagttctttttcataagcacgtatgactatattcggaatacatgcctacattatattgatgaactggagctagttctgtgtcaccctatgttatagctattacatgaggaatcgcatccgacataagtatacatcactgatccaatgcctacgagcttttcacatattgctctttgcttagttactttgccgttgccactgttacaattactacaaaactgctactgtttctttttctactgttaccattacttccatactactctgctactttttctactgttaccgttacttccatactactttgctactaaatactttgctgcagatattaatttatccaggtgtggttgaattgacaactcaactgctaatacttgagaatattctttggctccccttgtgtcgaatcaataaatttgggttgaatactctaccctcgaaaactattgtgatcccctatacttgtgggttatcaagactattttctggcgccgttgccggagagcatagctttatactttgagtcacttgggatttatatctgctggtcactatgaggaacttgaaagacgaaagaactaagatttatccctcaactacgaggggaggtaaggaactgccatctagctctgcacttgattctccttctgttttcagtaagcttgcgatacctaaacctgcttctactattaattctgatatgtcgcatgttattgatgatgccacttctactatgcatgatacttatgctgaaactacttctatgcttgatactactgtgtcattagatgaatttcttgatgaacaacttgctagggctagagagaatgaaattcttgaaactgatagtattgatgaaagtaatgatgaagattctccccctaaatatgaattacctgttgtgcctgagggttatgttatggatgaagaaattgctagagattttcttgcttgcaatgatagatctgatcttaagaagttattagctaagctgaaacaaaagtctctgaatgctagaatgaaacgaccctgcttttgctacttcacctatctgtgttactgataatgattatgatttctctctcgatcctgagataattactttggttgaatctgatcctttttatggctatgaatctgaaattgttgtggcacatcttactaaatcgaatgatatagccaccctattcactaatgatgagaaaactcgctactactatatccttaagatatttccattctcattaaagggtgatgctaaaacttggtttaattctcttgatcctggttgtgtgcgtagtccccaggatatggtttattacttctttgttaaatatttccccgctcataagaaacaagtgaccttaagggaaatatataattttgtgcaaattgaagaaaagagtttcccacaagcttgggggaggcttctccgattacttaatgctttgcctgatcatcctctcaaggaaaatgaaatacttgatatcttttataatggactaaccgatgcttccagagaccacctggatagttgtgctggttatgttttcagggaaagaactgttgatcaagctgaattgctattgaataatatgttgactaatgaaaataattggacacttcctgaaccaactcctaagccaactccgaagaaaagaggtgttctatttctcagtccagaagatatgcaagaggcaaagaaatctatgaaagaaaaaggtattaaagccgaagatgttaagaatctatcaaagctgaagatatgcaagaggcaaagaaatcgatgatcggcaagccatagaaaataaatggatcttcaagaagaagaccgacgctaacggtaatgttactgtctacaaagctcgacttgttgcgaaaggttttcgacaagttcaaggagttgactacgatgagactttctcacctgtagcaatgcttaagtctgtccgaatcatattagcaattgttgcattttatgattatgaaatttggcaaatggatgtcaaaactgcattcctgaatggatttctagaagaagagttgtatatgatgcaaggttttgtcgatccaaagggtgctaacaaagtgtgcaagctccagcgatccatttatgaactggtgcaagcctctcggagttgaaataaatgctttgatagtatgatcaaagcatatggttttacatagacttttggagaagcatgtatttacaagaaagtgagtgggagctctatagaatttctgatattatatgtggatgacatattgttgattggaaatgatatagaatttctggatagcataaaaggatacctgaataagattttttctatgaaagacctcgatgaagcttcttacatatggggcatcaagatctgtagagatagatcaagatgcttgattggattttcacaaagcacataccttgataaagttttgaagaagttcaaaatggatcagtcaaagaaagagttcttgcctgtgttacaaggtgtgaagttgagtcagactcaatgcccgaccactgtagaagatagagagaaaatgaaggtcattccctatgtttcagccataggttctattatgtatgcaatgTTGCGTACTaggcctgatgtatgtcttgctataagcatagcatggaggtaccaaagtaatctcggagtggagcacttgacagcggtcaagaacatcctgaaagacctgaaaaggactaaggatatgtttctcgtttatggaggtgaaaaagagctcgttgtaaacggttacgtcgatgcaagttttgacactgattcgggttactctaagtcgcaaactggatacgtatttttattgaatggaggagctgccAGTTGATGCAGTTCCAAGTaaagtgtcgtggcaggatctacgtgtgaagcagagtacattgctgcttcggaagcagcgaatgaaggagtttggatgaaggagttcatatctgatctaggtgccatacctagtgcatcgggtccaatgaaaatcttttgtgacaatactggtgcaattgccttggcaaaggaatccagatttggcaagagaaccaagcacatcaagaaatgcttaaattccatccgtcatcaagtgtcggaagggaacatagatatttgcaagatgcacatggatctgaatgttgcagacccgttgactaagcctcttccatgagcaaaacatgatcagcaccaaagctccatgggtgttagaatcattactatgtaatctactccctccgtcccataatataagacgttttttgactctaCACTAGAgtgaaaaaacgtcttacattatgggacggagggagtagattattgactctagtgcaagtgggagacttaaggaaatatgccctagagacaataataaagttattatttatttccttaattcatgatatatgtttattattcatgctagaattgtattaaccggaaacttagtacatatgtgaatacatagacaaaacataaagtccctagtatgcctctacttgactagctcgttaatcaaagatggctatgtttcctaaccataaacatgtgttgttatttgatcaatgtgatcacatcattagaagaatgatgtgatggacatgacccattcgttagTTTAGCATTATGATCGTACTACTTTTTTCAtgacttcactagtagaaaaaggacctaatgtgagacacattagtcccggttcgaacggctatgcattaatgccggttcgttttgaacctttagtaccggttcgtgccatgaaccggtactaaaggggtggtggcaggctgacGTCAGGCCGGGACCccgcgatcacctttagtaccggttcgtggcacaaaccgggtttgacctatagtcccggttggagacacaaaccgggactatagggcaattttcaaactctacccccctcccCCGTGTAttgccatttcagttttgaaaaatacaaaagaaaatgataaaaaattcaaaaaataaaattcttcgagatgtagttatattactacatctactagttaggaaaattaaaaaacttaaatttggacatgttttgcaaaaagtgtagggaaaatgtaaaacagatataacttttgcatacgatgtcggaaaaaaacgtataatatatcaaaaaattcagcatgaaaatccgcatccgatttacAAAAGGAAAAATAGATATGCTCAAATTATGCTCagttttttagaatcctcaaattccaaaagaaaaaaaagatatgctcaaattatgcttgtttttttaattttggttaaatctggtcaaactatggtcaaactacttattcaaaaagtattaatgttgctacataattattcaagaatattagtgttactaaataattatttcaattttttgatttttttgtcaaatctggtcaaactatggtcaaactatggtcaaacttattcaagaaatattagtgttactaactgttttttagaataatagttccaaactcaaacggtgaaacatgtgacctactgctcaagctaaactgctgagggttaataggattgacagcttacatttgtcaggaaaacaacaagtgtagagttggaaagtagggggaatagaactccgaagttaagcgtgctcaggctgggggagtgagaggatgggtgactgatacgtctccaacgtatctactttttcaaacacttttgcccttgttttggactctaacttgcatgatttgaaagaaactaacccggactgacgctgttttcagcagaactgccatgatgttgttttatgtgtagaaaagaaaagttctcggaatgtcctggaaatccacggaggcatttcttggaattaataagaatttttggcgaaagaattaatgccagggggcccacagcctgtctacgagacaggggggcgcccccccagggcgcggcctcctatctcatgggccccctagacctccaccaacctcaactccaactccatatattccgtctcggggagagaaaaaatcagagagaaagtttcatcgcgttttacgacacggagccgccgccaagccctaatctctctcgggagggctggtctggagtccgttcggggctccggagagggggattcatcaccgtcgtcatcatcaaccatcctccatcaccaatttcatgatgctcaccgctgtgcgtgagtaattccatcgtaggcttgctggacggtgatgggttggatgagatttaccatgtaatcaagttagttttgttagggtttgatccctagtgtccactatgttctgagaattatgttgctatgactttgctatgcttaatgcttgtcactagggcccgagtgccatgatttcagatctgaacctattatgttttcatgaatatatgtgtgttcttgatcctatcttgcaagtctatagtcacctattatgtgttatgatccgacaaccctaaaatgacaataatcgggatacttctcggtgatgaccgtagtttgaggagttcatgtattcactatgtgttaatgctttggtccggttctctattaaaaggaggccttaatatcccttagtttctgtaaggaccccgctgcaacgggaggttaggacaaaagatggcatacaagttcttttccataagcacgtatgactatttacggaatacatgcctacattatattgatgaattggagctagttctatatcaccatATGTTAtgactattgcatgaggaatcgcatccggcataattatccatcaccgatccattgcctacgagcttttcgtatattgttcttcgcttatttacctttccattgctactgttacaactactacaaaaacccaaaaacatttatctttactattgctaccgttacctttattatcataccacttttgctactaaactttgttgcagatactaagttatctaggtgtggttgaattgacaactcaactgctaatactcaagaatattctttggctccccttgtgtcgaatcaataaatttgggttgaatactttaccctcgaaagctgttgcgatcccctacacttgtgggttatcaagactaatttctggcaccattgccggggagcatagctctatctctgagtcacttgggatttatatctgttaatcactatgaagaacttgaaagacgctaagaccaagattttaccctcaactacgaggggaggtaaggaactgccatctagctttgcactagattctccttctgttattagtaggcttgctacacctaaacctgctactgctatgaattctgatatgtcgcatgttattgatgatgccacttctgctatgcatgatgaaactacttttgtgcgtgatactatttttccattaggtgaatttctagatgaacaacttgctagagtttagggaaatgaaaatattgaagaacctattattgatgatagtgatgatgaacgttcccccaatgattatgtattacctgttgttcctaagggttatgttatgaatgaagcatcTGCTATGGAAgttctttcttgcaatgatagaaatgatcttaa comes from Triticum aestivum cultivar Chinese Spring chromosome 5B, IWGSC CS RefSeq v2.1, whole genome shotgun sequence and encodes:
- the LOC123114472 gene encoding RNA polymerase sigma factor sigF, chloroplastic, with the translated sequence MNSSRSLLSSPLFPTSSPNFRGAASSPSPSRASVPMIHDSTGGRASTACHYSPSLVAEEQAHGSVSLKGEKALLEFLLDMALEQHTEGKTFKAEEGAEGEFESYLRGLQRQVIYQQAFGEKNNFTSAITSTSTPSAKSVPTLDLGATSVTLMKEVAFLADGSRPSTTQLNVPPVTLATSVESTHPYEKLLSNGQVFIRSTRLLERRSKKRNVPQASTSSTDVVQCSVADSKKKEKPKKYGRVLGPDEPFRLFLRDRETTEFLTAKEERHLFSQIQNLMKLEEAQRRLEAQCGREPTLPEWAQAVGMSCKELQSSIHIGRRCREKMARSNFRLVIHVARKYQGYGLDIEDLVQDGCCGLMKTFEKFNPSKGCRFPTYAYWWIRQAIKKSIFKHSRLIRLPESVYARLKKVGKARLECILEGEQPTNQNVARRAGITIEKLAKLKAKTRKPRSMQDQVWSNDAVTFQEITEDPNIDPPDLVVDRIMMRQQVREFLGVLTTREKEIIEHRFGIYDGEPKTLHVIGDMYGLSKERIRQLQNRALDKLKRSVSTQGFDVYLDLLTSNG